Proteins encoded within one genomic window of Pigmentiphaga sp. H8:
- the yghX gene encoding YghX family hydrolase, whose product MARLTAQDFDPRLLELYDYYVHGRISRREFLDRAARYAVGGLTAAGLLASLSPDYALAEQVSFTDPDIVAEYVGYPSPKGHGTVRGYLVRPAKAAGKVPGVVVVHENRGLNPYIEDVARRLAKAGFLALAPDGLSSVGGYPGNDDKGRDLQRQVDPAKLMNDFFAAVEFLMQGDRTTGKVGITGFCYGGGVANAAAVAYPELAAAVPFYGRQASAADVPRIKAPLLLHYAENDKGINDGWPAYEAALKAAGKTYEAHVYPGTNHGFHNDSTPRYDEAAARLAWDRTIAWFKRYLA is encoded by the coding sequence ATGGCTCGTCTGACTGCGCAGGACTTCGACCCTCGACTGCTGGAACTGTACGACTACTACGTCCATGGCAGGATCTCCCGGCGGGAGTTCCTGGACCGGGCGGCCAGGTACGCGGTGGGCGGGCTGACCGCCGCCGGGCTGCTGGCTTCGCTCAGCCCGGATTATGCGTTGGCCGAGCAGGTGTCCTTCACCGATCCGGACATCGTCGCCGAATACGTCGGCTATCCGTCACCCAAGGGCCACGGCACGGTGCGCGGCTACCTGGTGCGGCCGGCGAAGGCCGCGGGCAAGGTGCCGGGCGTGGTCGTGGTGCACGAGAACCGTGGCCTGAACCCCTATATCGAGGACGTCGCGCGCCGGCTGGCCAAGGCGGGCTTCCTGGCGCTGGCGCCCGACGGCCTGAGTTCGGTGGGCGGGTATCCGGGCAATGACGACAAGGGGCGTGACTTGCAGCGGCAGGTCGATCCGGCCAAGCTCATGAACGATTTCTTCGCCGCGGTCGAGTTCCTGATGCAGGGCGACAGGACGACCGGCAAGGTGGGGATCACCGGCTTTTGCTACGGAGGCGGCGTGGCCAATGCCGCCGCCGTGGCGTATCCCGAACTGGCCGCGGCCGTGCCCTTCTACGGCAGGCAGGCGAGCGCGGCGGACGTGCCGCGCATCAAGGCGCCGCTGCTGCTGCACTACGCCGAGAACGACAAGGGCATCAACGACGGCTGGCCGGCCTACGAGGCGGCCCTGAAGGCGGCAGGCAAGACCTACGAAGCCCACGTCTATCCGGGCACGAACCACGGCTTCCACAACGATTCCACGCCGCGCTACGACGAGGCGGCGGCCAGGCTGGCCTGGGACAGGACGATCGCCTGGTTCAAGCGCTACCTGGCCTAG
- a CDS encoding alpha/beta fold hydrolase has product MNDETSYRSIWSHLATVEHRQAWVTTGDFDTRYVETGKRGNPPLIMIHGTGGSWEAFCANIGPLSEHFNCFALDMVGCGYTGKPDRPYEIAEHVAQIVRFMDALELKTASLVGISMGSWTASRFALAHPERTERLVILSAFGLSDDQEEIGAILTRRGKAFDAPTWASVKDVFDKLILDEANRIDDLIGLRLQTYSQPAMKAAGENILAVFKPEPLARNLVTPDEWRRIEVPTLIVVAVDDRPLYVKTARTLAGYIPGATAVEVSGVGHWPQFEAPEKINGLVSGFLRGQARTGR; this is encoded by the coding sequence GTGAACGACGAAACAAGCTATCGCAGCATCTGGTCCCACCTGGCGACGGTCGAGCACAGGCAGGCGTGGGTGACCACCGGCGACTTCGACACCCGCTACGTCGAAACCGGCAAGCGGGGCAATCCGCCCCTGATCATGATCCATGGCACGGGTGGATCCTGGGAGGCATTCTGCGCGAACATCGGCCCGCTGTCCGAGCATTTCAATTGCTTCGCGCTGGACATGGTGGGCTGCGGCTATACGGGCAAGCCGGACCGGCCCTACGAGATCGCCGAGCACGTCGCCCAGATCGTCCGCTTCATGGACGCGCTGGAACTGAAGACCGCCTCGCTCGTGGGCATCTCCATGGGAAGCTGGACGGCAAGCCGTTTTGCGCTGGCCCATCCCGAACGCACGGAAAGGCTGGTCATTCTTTCCGCGTTCGGCCTGTCCGATGATCAGGAGGAGATCGGCGCGATCCTGACCCGGCGCGGCAAAGCCTTCGACGCCCCCACCTGGGCCAGCGTCAAGGATGTTTTCGACAAATTGATCCTGGATGAGGCGAACCGGATCGACGACCTGATCGGCCTGCGGCTCCAGACCTATTCCCAGCCTGCCATGAAGGCGGCGGGCGAGAACATTCTGGCCGTTTTCAAGCCGGAGCCCCTGGCCCGCAACCTGGTCACGCCGGATGAGTGGCGGCGGATCGAAGTTCCCACGCTGATCGTGGTCGCCGTCGACGATCGGCCGCTGTACGTGAAGACGGCGCGTACCCTGGCCGGATATATTCCCGGTGCCACCGCCGTCGAGGTGAGCGGAGTCGGACATTGGCCCCAGTTCGAGGCGCCGGAGAAGATCAATGGACTCGTGAGCGGGTTTCTGCGCGGGCAGGCGCGCACGGGCAGGTAG
- a CDS encoding LysR substrate-binding domain-containing protein, protein MKFNQLRDFVAVARAGSIHQAARDLGLSQPALTKSVRQLEKELGTPLFQRTAQGAVLNEMGRRFLRRAEVAANELSRGQDEVSQLLGSQGGRVALALSATPSLLFLPNALKVFRRSYPHAEVRIVEGLLPVMLPELRDSQLDFVLAPEPAKSLGSEFAVSPMFGHRRAVVCRKGHPLGGARSLAELVDADWVLTGAAGPRSSELDDVFRSRELPVPRADIQCESLMALVSLLANTDLIALLPEPWLVANVTAELLMKLDLDDEIGAPAICLIQRKDLPLTPAAEAFSNALHREAEYLATRLADGFGSRG, encoded by the coding sequence ATGAAATTCAACCAACTGCGCGACTTCGTCGCCGTGGCGCGCGCCGGCAGTATCCACCAGGCGGCAAGGGACCTCGGGCTGAGCCAGCCCGCGCTGACCAAGAGCGTCAGGCAGCTGGAAAAAGAGCTGGGAACGCCTCTTTTCCAGCGGACCGCCCAGGGCGCCGTCCTGAACGAGATGGGCAGGCGTTTCCTGCGACGCGCGGAAGTCGCCGCCAATGAGCTGAGCCGCGGCCAGGACGAAGTGTCCCAGCTGCTGGGCAGCCAGGGCGGACGCGTGGCGCTGGCGCTGTCGGCGACGCCGTCTCTCCTGTTCCTGCCCAATGCCCTGAAGGTGTTCCGTCGAAGCTACCCCCATGCCGAGGTGCGCATCGTCGAGGGCCTGCTTCCGGTCATGCTGCCCGAATTGCGCGACAGCCAGCTGGATTTCGTGCTTGCGCCGGAGCCCGCGAAATCGCTCGGCAGCGAGTTCGCGGTATCGCCGATGTTCGGACACCGGCGCGCGGTGGTCTGCCGCAAGGGGCATCCGCTGGGCGGCGCGCGCTCGCTGGCCGAGCTGGTCGACGCGGACTGGGTCCTGACCGGCGCCGCCGGGCCGCGCTCGTCGGAGTTGGACGATGTGTTCCGCTCGCGGGAACTGCCGGTTCCCCGCGCCGACATACAGTGCGAATCACTGATGGCGCTGGTAAGCCTCCTGGCCAATACCGACCTGATCGCGCTGTTGCCGGAGCCCTGGCTGGTGGCCAACGTGACCGCCGAACTCTTGATGAAGCTGGACCTGGACGATGAAATCGGCGCGCCCGCCATCTGTCTCATCCAGCGCAAGGACTTGCCGCTGACTCCCGCGGCCGAAGCGTTTTCGAACGCCCTGCATCGGGAAGCCGAGTACCTGGCCACGCGTCTTGCCGACGGCTTCGGTTCTCGGGGATAA
- a CDS encoding bifunctional 3-(3-hydroxy-phenyl)propionate/3-hydroxycinnamic acid hydroxylase, with translation MNDSTMYDVAIVGYGPSGVVAAALLGQSGLRVHVCDRLDGVYEIPRAVALDHEIMRVFQQIGVARAVEPFMEPFTDSEYLGVDGRLIRRMTMIAPPYPQGYTPSVVFTQPEVERVLRSRVAQLSNVEVDLGAEMRRISQGADAVELELETRGGGKKRIVARYAIACDGGSSSVRAQLGMPLEDLDFDEPWLVVDVLVNEQGMRKLPKVSVQYCEPERPCTLVLGPGNHRRFEISLLTGEDPQQAATTEATWRLLSRWLGPEDGELWRQSSYRFHALVAAEWRRSRVFLAGDAAHMQPPFLGQGMCQGIRDVANLSWKLAAVLNGDVTGRAGDALLDSYGLERGAHVRELTSRIKSFGAVICERDIDKARARDARMRTEGNGAVRDTPRQDILPRLERGLLSAWPHPCRGRLFPQPRVRSGAGTLLLDQLTGNGWRLMLAHRSLAPRDAGGVQLRARVVAFDDMEEADGVVAAWFMESQCVAALVRPDNYIYGVARSADEVDELLNEAAAALDRHAVAA, from the coding sequence ATGAACGATTCAACGATGTACGACGTGGCGATTGTCGGATACGGCCCCTCGGGCGTCGTGGCGGCGGCCTTGCTCGGGCAATCTGGGCTGCGCGTCCATGTGTGCGACCGGCTCGACGGGGTGTACGAGATTCCGCGCGCGGTCGCCCTGGACCACGAGATCATGCGGGTGTTCCAGCAGATCGGCGTCGCCCGGGCGGTCGAGCCCTTCATGGAGCCCTTCACTGACTCCGAGTACCTGGGCGTGGATGGCCGATTGATCCGGCGCATGACTATGATCGCCCCGCCTTATCCGCAAGGGTATACGCCCTCGGTCGTCTTCACCCAGCCGGAAGTCGAGCGGGTCCTGCGCTCACGGGTGGCGCAATTGTCCAATGTCGAGGTGGACCTCGGCGCCGAAATGCGCCGCATCTCGCAGGGCGCGGATGCTGTGGAGCTCGAGCTCGAGACCCGGGGCGGCGGGAAGAAACGGATAGTGGCGAGGTACGCGATCGCATGCGACGGCGGCAGCAGTTCCGTGCGCGCACAGCTGGGGATGCCGCTCGAAGACCTCGACTTCGACGAACCCTGGCTGGTGGTCGATGTCCTCGTCAACGAGCAGGGTATGCGCAAGCTGCCCAAGGTAAGCGTGCAGTATTGCGAACCCGAACGGCCCTGCACGCTCGTCCTGGGCCCCGGGAACCACCGGCGCTTCGAGATTTCCCTGTTGACGGGCGAGGATCCGCAGCAGGCCGCCACCACGGAGGCGACCTGGCGCCTGTTGTCCCGCTGGTTGGGGCCGGAGGACGGCGAACTCTGGCGCCAGTCCAGCTATCGGTTCCATGCCCTGGTTGCCGCCGAATGGCGCCGGTCGCGGGTCTTTCTCGCGGGCGACGCCGCCCACATGCAGCCGCCCTTCCTGGGACAGGGCATGTGCCAGGGCATCCGCGACGTGGCCAACCTGAGCTGGAAGCTGGCCGCCGTGTTGAACGGCGACGTCACGGGCCGCGCGGGCGACGCGCTGCTGGACAGCTACGGCCTGGAGCGCGGGGCGCACGTCCGTGAACTGACGAGCCGCATCAAGAGTTTCGGCGCCGTGATCTGCGAGCGGGACATCGACAAGGCGCGCGCCCGCGACGCTCGAATGCGGACCGAGGGCAACGGGGCGGTCAGGGATACACCCAGGCAGGACATCCTGCCACGCCTGGAGCGCGGGCTCCTGTCCGCGTGGCCGCATCCTTGCCGCGGCAGGCTGTTTCCGCAGCCACGGGTCAGGTCGGGGGCCGGCACGCTCCTGCTGGATCAGCTGACAGGCAACGGCTGGCGCCTGATGCTGGCGCATCGGTCGCTCGCGCCCCGTGACGCGGGCGGGGTGCAACTGCGCGCCCGCGTCGTGGCGTTCGACGACATGGAAGAGGCCGACGGCGTCGTCGCGGCGTGGTTCATGGAAAGCCAGTGCGTCGCGGCCTTGGTCAGGCCCGACAACTACATCTATGGCGTGGCCCGGTCCGCCGACGAGGTCGACGAACTGCTGAATGAAGCCGCCGCCGCGCTGGACCGCCACGCGGTCGCCGCGTGA
- a CDS encoding VOC family protein — protein MTSTLIEGLRSISLDVPDLAKAEAFYTKVWRLSVAERGNGALYLRGTGQDAYLLALHAGRHDAGMRHVTLRARSAAALEAIAAAAGKAGGAIVQPPRSLDDPAGGVGLTIRDPHGRRFQIVHGDARHAGDAPQDGPMRLAHVVLNSSAPDATRQFLEQVLDFRLIDLTAAIAFMNCNRDHHTIGVGLSDNDALNHVAFFMPDGDTLMRGGGRLKDAGYPIQWGPGRHGPGNNLFNYFIDPFGVVIEYTAEVQQVDNSYLPRGPEAWKWPPGRIDQWGLSDPPTQALKAAQKRIHFLPFPATFE, from the coding sequence ATGACATCCACCCTGATCGAAGGCCTGCGCAGCATCTCGCTCGACGTGCCGGACCTGGCCAAGGCGGAAGCCTTCTATACGAAGGTCTGGCGCCTGAGCGTGGCCGAGCGCGGCAATGGTGCCCTGTACTTGCGCGGCACGGGCCAGGACGCCTATCTATTGGCGCTGCATGCCGGCCGGCATGATGCCGGCATGCGGCACGTGACGCTCCGGGCCCGCAGCGCAGCGGCCCTCGAGGCCATCGCGGCGGCCGCGGGCAAGGCCGGCGGCGCCATCGTCCAGCCGCCAAGGTCCCTGGACGACCCGGCGGGAGGCGTGGGGCTGACCATCCGCGATCCCCATGGGCGCCGATTCCAGATCGTCCACGGCGACGCCCGGCACGCGGGCGATGCGCCGCAAGACGGACCCATGCGGCTTGCCCATGTAGTGCTGAACAGCAGTGCGCCGGACGCCACGCGCCAGTTTCTCGAACAGGTGCTCGATTTCCGCCTGATCGACCTGACGGCGGCGATCGCGTTCATGAACTGCAACCGCGATCACCACACCATCGGGGTCGGCCTGTCCGACAACGACGCGCTGAACCACGTCGCGTTCTTCATGCCCGACGGCGATACGCTGATGCGCGGTGGCGGTCGGCTGAAAGACGCGGGCTATCCCATCCAGTGGGGGCCAGGCAGGCATGGCCCCGGAAACAACCTCTTCAACTACTTCATCGACCCCTTCGGCGTCGTCATCGAGTACACGGCCGAAGTCCAGCAAGTCGATAACTCCTATCTGCCGCGCGGCCCCGAAGCATGGAAATGGCCGCCGGGCCGTATTGACCAATGGGGTTTGTCGGACCCGCCCACGCAGGCCTTGAAGGCGGCGCAGAAGCGCATCCATTTCCTACCTTTCCCAGCGACCTTCGAATAG
- a CDS encoding tripartite tricarboxylate transporter substrate binding protein has translation MRHAKQLIAGALAALLGLACPLQAGAQQPYPNKPIHVVFPYPTGSPIDAIGRLIADRAGKLLGQPLVFENRGGANGIVGTSYAARMAPDGYNIHLTTTSALLLNSYLRKDLPYEPLKSFTPITAVADLPVALMVNAKVPANTTREFVDYLKRNPGKLNFASVGNGSFNHLLGEQFKAAAGVDMLHVPYQGAGQIAMELLAGRLDATILSVGSLLGQWKAGQIKVLAFMTPKRHPLHPDVPAITEDFPDFRPFGNWMGFVAPAGTPAPIVAKLADTFKTVLQQPDVRAKIEEQHWSVIGSSPEAFAASLRDDTAILRAAVDMAGVKPE, from the coding sequence ATGAGACACGCCAAGCAACTGATCGCCGGAGCGCTGGCCGCGCTGCTCGGCCTGGCCTGCCCGCTGCAGGCGGGCGCGCAGCAGCCCTACCCCAACAAGCCCATCCACGTGGTGTTTCCCTATCCCACCGGATCGCCCATCGATGCCATCGGCCGCCTGATCGCCGACCGGGCCGGCAAGCTGCTGGGCCAGCCGCTGGTGTTCGAGAACCGCGGGGGCGCCAACGGCATCGTCGGCACCAGCTATGCCGCCCGCATGGCACCCGACGGCTACAACATCCACCTGACCACCACCTCGGCCCTGCTGCTCAATAGCTACCTGCGCAAGGACCTGCCCTACGAGCCGCTCAAGAGCTTCACGCCCATCACCGCCGTGGCCGACCTGCCCGTCGCGCTGATGGTCAACGCCAAGGTGCCGGCCAACACCACGCGCGAATTCGTCGACTACCTGAAGCGCAATCCCGGCAAGCTCAATTTCGCCAGCGTCGGCAACGGCTCGTTCAACCACCTGCTGGGCGAACAGTTCAAGGCTGCCGCCGGCGTCGACATGCTGCACGTGCCCTACCAGGGCGCGGGGCAGATCGCCATGGAGCTGCTGGCCGGCCGGCTCGACGCCACCATCCTGAGCGTGGGCAGCCTGCTCGGGCAATGGAAGGCAGGACAGATCAAGGTGCTGGCCTTCATGACGCCCAAGCGCCACCCGCTGCACCCCGACGTACCCGCCATCACCGAAGACTTTCCCGACTTCCGCCCCTTCGGCAACTGGATGGGGTTCGTCGCGCCCGCGGGCACGCCCGCGCCCATCGTCGCCAAGCTGGCGGACACCTTCAAGACCGTGCTCCAGCAGCCCGACGTGCGTGCCAAGATCGAGGAACAGCACTGGAGCGTGATCGGCAGCAGCCCCGAAGCCTTCGCCGCGTCGCTGCGCGACGACACCGCCATCCTGCGCGCGGCCGTCGACATGGCGGGCGTCAAGCCGGAATAG
- a CDS encoding alpha/beta hydrolase, with product MTAAPAVPLDADLARIVAALRAQDAPPPFAGSAPEARRRMTRAILAARERHGLPEVGAVRDLTEAPVPGRVYRPATPGPHATVVFFHGGGFVLGSVELMDDIARKLCRDLDAVVVSVDYRLAPEHPYPAAHDDALAATRWVQAHARELGGDPARVAVAGESAGANLAASAALLCRDAGQPLAAQLLVVPGLDMARDTRSLDADGRDYPMLSPADLRDIARLYMGDRTGEAAGFPPSPLRATDLGRLPPAVIAVAGHDPLQGEGLAYADRLRGAGVPVTLLRHDDMFHPFLGFFEASAAARRANDELCRAFRACLASLPQTGAMPPGHIAPQEDPR from the coding sequence ATGACGGCCGCTCCAGCCGTTCCGCTGGACGCGGACCTGGCCCGCATCGTGGCCGCCCTGCGCGCACAGGACGCGCCGCCGCCCTTCGCCGGCAGTGCACCCGAGGCGCGCCGGCGCATGACGCGCGCCATCCTGGCCGCGCGCGAGCGTCATGGCCTGCCCGAAGTGGGCGCCGTGCGCGACCTGACCGAAGCCCCGGTGCCCGGCCGCGTCTATCGTCCCGCCACCCCGGGTCCGCATGCCACCGTGGTTTTCTTCCACGGCGGCGGCTTCGTGCTGGGCAGCGTCGAGCTGATGGACGACATCGCGCGCAAGCTGTGCCGCGACCTGGATGCCGTGGTCGTCTCGGTGGACTATCGGCTGGCGCCCGAACATCCCTACCCGGCCGCGCACGACGACGCCCTGGCCGCCACGCGCTGGGTGCAGGCGCATGCCCGCGAACTGGGCGGCGACCCGGCCCGCGTGGCGGTGGCCGGCGAAAGCGCGGGCGCCAACCTGGCCGCCAGCGCCGCCCTGCTGTGCCGCGACGCCGGCCAGCCGCTGGCGGCGCAACTGCTGGTCGTGCCCGGCCTGGACATGGCCCGCGACACGCGGAGCCTGGACGCGGACGGCCGCGACTACCCCATGCTTTCCCCGGCCGACCTGCGCGACATCGCCCGCCTGTACATGGGCGATCGCACCGGGGAAGCCGCCGGATTTCCGCCTTCGCCCCTGCGCGCCACCGACCTGGGCCGGCTGCCGCCCGCCGTCATCGCGGTGGCCGGGCACGACCCGCTGCAAGGCGAAGGCCTGGCCTACGCCGACCGGCTGCGCGGCGCCGGCGTGCCCGTCACGCTGCTGCGCCACGACGACATGTTCCACCCTTTCCTGGGCTTCTTCGAAGCCTCGGCCGCGGCACGCCGCGCCAACGATGAACTCTGCCGGGCGTTCCGCGCCTGCCTGGCATCCCTTCCCCAGACCGGGGCCATGCCCCCCGGCCATATAGCCCCTCAAGAGGACCCACGATGA
- a CDS encoding VOC family protein, whose amino-acid sequence MRASALTTHLERRAAVHSVDCFVYSVPDLAEAEHFYLAFGLDVRRRADHLELRTHGHPHVWSRVHEEGTAKRLQYVRYGIHARDLDEMHERIEASGLRTTPHELSDGQGLWLRDPDGTPLQLVVADKVSPAAKSRPTPVVPVPPGQGAAPARSRVQPVRPRHLSHVLSFTPDVTRMVEFCRTVLGLRVSDHSGDLIAFMHGIHGSDHHLVAFAKSHARGLHHSSWDVGSLDEVGRGSEQMRIAGYEQGWGVGRHVLGSNYFYYVRDPWGSWAEYSYDIDYVPAGLDWPAADHPPEDSLYVWGPPLPADFITNQEYPA is encoded by the coding sequence ATGCGCGCCTCTGCCCTGACGACCCACCTCGAACGCCGCGCCGCCGTGCATTCGGTGGACTGCTTCGTGTACTCGGTGCCCGACCTGGCCGAGGCCGAGCACTTCTATCTGGCGTTCGGCCTGGACGTGCGGCGCCGCGCCGACCATCTCGAACTGCGCACGCACGGCCATCCCCACGTCTGGAGCCGCGTCCACGAGGAAGGCACGGCCAAGCGCCTGCAATACGTGCGCTACGGCATCCACGCGCGGGACCTGGACGAGATGCACGAGCGCATCGAGGCCTCGGGCCTGCGGACCACCCCGCACGAACTGTCGGACGGCCAGGGCCTGTGGCTGCGCGATCCGGACGGCACGCCGCTGCAACTGGTGGTGGCGGACAAGGTCTCGCCCGCCGCCAAGAGCCGGCCCACCCCCGTCGTCCCGGTCCCGCCCGGCCAGGGCGCCGCGCCGGCCCGCAGCCGCGTGCAGCCGGTGCGGCCGCGCCACCTGTCGCACGTCCTGTCCTTCACGCCCGACGTCACGCGCATGGTGGAGTTCTGCCGGACCGTCCTGGGCCTGCGCGTGTCGGACCATTCCGGCGACCTCATCGCCTTCATGCACGGCATCCATGGCAGCGACCACCACCTCGTGGCCTTCGCCAAGTCGCATGCGCGCGGCCTGCACCACTCGAGCTGGGACGTCGGCAGCCTGGACGAGGTCGGCCGCGGCTCCGAACAGATGCGCATCGCCGGCTACGAACAGGGATGGGGCGTCGGCCGGCACGTGCTGGGCTCGAACTATTTCTACTATGTGCGCGACCCCTGGGGCAGCTGGGCCGAATACTCGTACGATATCGACTACGTCCCGGCCGGACTGGACTGGCCCGCCGCCGACCATCCCCCCGAGGACTCGCTCTACGTCTGGGGTCCGCCCCTGCCGGCCGACTTCATCACCAACCAGGAATACCCCGCCTGA
- a CDS encoding tripartite tricarboxylate transporter substrate binding protein, whose protein sequence is MKSAWIALCLAALAQPVQAEEWPGGPIRVIVNAAPGGVADRAMRVMAPHMGEKLGAQIVVENRPGGEGYIGQQEVARARPDGHTFLLSAGSMVIITPQLVPLPDFDPRKALVPVAPAVAIPMNLLVHPSVPVETAADFINYAKAHPGKLAYGSAGSGTALHIAAETFSHEAGIRMTHVPYKGAGDALKDFLGGHVDVLFDPGLATQYIKTKRVKLLAVAGASRNPQFPDTPAMEEIGVKGVDGGPYFGIFAPRGTKPQTVRRVNEAITAVLERPELRQQLVNMSLDVAPPMSAEQFEAYLRNENTRYERLLPKLGIRGQ, encoded by the coding sequence GTGAAATCGGCCTGGATCGCCTTGTGCCTTGCGGCCTTGGCTCAACCCGTGCAAGCGGAGGAGTGGCCGGGCGGCCCGATCCGCGTCATCGTGAACGCCGCGCCCGGTGGCGTCGCCGATCGCGCGATGCGGGTCATGGCGCCGCACATGGGCGAAAAACTCGGCGCGCAGATCGTCGTCGAGAACCGGCCCGGCGGCGAAGGATATATCGGCCAGCAAGAAGTTGCCCGCGCCCGTCCGGATGGCCACACTTTCCTGCTGTCGGCGGGCAGCATGGTCATCATCACGCCGCAGCTCGTCCCCCTGCCTGACTTCGATCCGCGCAAGGCCCTGGTGCCGGTGGCGCCGGCCGTGGCCATTCCGATGAACCTGCTGGTTCATCCCTCGGTGCCGGTGGAGACGGCCGCCGATTTCATCAACTATGCCAAGGCCCATCCCGGCAAGCTTGCCTATGGCTCCGCCGGCTCCGGCACGGCCTTGCACATCGCCGCGGAAACATTCAGCCATGAAGCCGGCATCAGGATGACGCACGTGCCGTACAAGGGCGCGGGCGACGCGCTGAAGGATTTCCTGGGCGGTCACGTCGATGTCCTGTTCGACCCGGGCCTGGCCACGCAGTACATCAAGACCAAACGGGTCAAGCTGCTCGCCGTCGCGGGGGCCTCGCGCAATCCGCAATTCCCGGACACGCCCGCGATGGAGGAGATCGGCGTCAAGGGCGTGGACGGTGGGCCTTATTTCGGAATCTTCGCTCCCAGGGGCACGAAGCCCCAGACCGTGCGGCGCGTGAACGAGGCGATCACCGCCGTGCTCGAACGCCCCGAACTGCGGCAGCAGTTGGTGAACATGAGCCTCGACGTCGCCCCGCCCATGAGCGCGGAACAGTTCGAGGCCTATCTGCGCAACGAGAACACCCGCTACGAGCGGCTGCTGCCCAAACTGGGCATACGCGGACAGTGA
- a CDS encoding fumarylacetoacetate hydrolase family protein translates to MRLIAFKNQAGAPTLGARIGNDVVDLTARGLPATLDELLRDPGGLDAARTAAHAPGERLALAGLALLPPLQQPAKAFAIGLNYVDHAAESNFAPPAHPVLFQRFPSSWVAHGVAIERPRVSVQFDYEAELVAVIGKGGRYIPKERALEHVAGYSLFNEGSIRDYQFRSNQWLWGKNFDRSGGFGPEFVTADELPPGAAGLQIQCRLNGQVMQDANTRDMIFDVATLVAACSDGMALQPGDMIITGTPSGVGLARKPPVWLKPGDVCEIEVEGVGVLRNPVIDEA, encoded by the coding sequence ATGAGACTGATCGCCTTCAAGAACCAGGCCGGAGCGCCCACGCTGGGCGCCCGCATCGGCAACGACGTGGTCGACCTGACCGCGCGCGGCCTGCCCGCCACGCTGGACGAACTGCTGCGCGACCCCGGCGGCCTGGATGCCGCCCGCACGGCCGCCCACGCTCCGGGCGAACGCCTGGCCCTGGCCGGCCTCGCCCTGCTGCCGCCGCTGCAGCAGCCCGCCAAGGCCTTCGCCATCGGCCTGAACTACGTGGACCACGCCGCCGAAAGCAATTTCGCGCCGCCCGCGCATCCGGTGCTGTTCCAGCGCTTCCCCTCGTCCTGGGTAGCCCACGGCGTCGCCATCGAACGCCCCCGCGTCTCGGTGCAGTTCGACTACGAGGCCGAACTGGTCGCGGTGATCGGCAAGGGCGGCCGCTACATTCCCAAGGAGCGCGCGCTCGAGCACGTGGCGGGTTATTCGCTGTTCAACGAAGGCTCGATCCGCGACTACCAGTTCCGCTCCAACCAGTGGCTGTGGGGCAAGAACTTCGACCGCAGCGGCGGCTTCGGCCCGGAATTCGTCACCGCCGACGAACTGCCCCCCGGCGCCGCCGGCCTGCAGATCCAGTGCCGCCTGAACGGCCAGGTCATGCAGGACGCCAACACCCGCGACATGATCTTCGACGTCGCCACCCTGGTGGCCGCCTGCTCGGACGGCATGGCGCTGCAACCGGGCGACATGATCATCACCGGCACCCCGTCGGGCGTGGGCCTGGCGCGCAAGCCGCCGGTGTGGCTCAAGCCCGGCGACGTGTGCGAGATCGAGGTGGAAGGCGTGGGTGTGCTGCGCAACCCGGTGATCGACGAGGCCTGA